The following proteins are co-located in the Hevea brasiliensis isolate MT/VB/25A 57/8 chromosome 11, ASM3005281v1, whole genome shotgun sequence genome:
- the LOC131170628 gene encoding E3 ubiquitin ligase PQT3-like, whose translation MPIYFKFFSAKEYDSISVDGSVISVDALKRKFFEYKYKSNMKSHSNGLCFGTDLDLVVINAQTTDCYVDDMLIPNNTRVLIRRIPGTRRGKPIDAATIVVIEKQQPLSSSYRTGSSNTETVVTASSRSTPVNTGVSSVSASAITSLSSTKCSGDASFGYDDGFGDDVFVILRMKPAQSSMTSVDVESDEDSKIKALVNTPALDWQLEGSIGVGSRTQGVNGRGCGRMDGHSFGGLWKKTPPEGYICHRCKVPGHFIQYCPTNGDPNYDFKRVRPPTGIPKSMLLPNPDCSYVLSSGATAVLQPNDDSFKKEIFGCFPSKRSWSVSDLPPELLCPLCKQVMKDAVLTSKCCFKSFCDKCIRDHLIISKLKCECGAASVLADSLIPNMTLRDAINCFVESSCGNSSSGENAKNNSFRVMDVESAHCSQPRISTKKIPAGSFQESKKTTLDNIEDEANKRKLLDDPYQIAKKARTTRAADVSEATIGSMRMKDTSVLVVEEEVQEEVVSSEGGKNRKVAEDEVQKKLVFSRGGKKKRGIKDSQDDSHSFLMPVGSYAYNPYWAGVQAGMEGYVAPYYAAGAMNYGLSPFGTTFNCMMNQASSVCSKCVAGNEAFGAKLYYDFNCNFSNFLFSFRAICINNQIQH comes from the coding sequence atgccgatatattttaaatttttcagtGCCAAAGAGTATGATTCCATCTCTGTGGATGGCTCTGTTATTTCTGTTGATGCTTTGAAAAGGAAATTTTTTGAATATAAGTATAAATCTAATATGAAGTCTCATTCTAATGGTCTATGTTTTGGTACTGATTTGGACCTTGTGGTCATTAATGCCCAGACCACTGAttgttatgttgatgatatgttgATTCCTAACAATACTCGTGTCTTGATTCGCCGTATTCCTGGAACGAGGCGTGGCAAGCCCATAGACGCTGCAACTATTGTTGTTATTGAAAAGCAACAGCCACTTAGTTCCTCTTATCGCACTGGTTCATCCAATACCGAAACTGTTGTTACTGCTTCATCCAGAAGCACCCCCGTAAATACTGGTGTTAGTTCTGTGTCTGCAAGTGCTATTACTAGTTTGTCCTCAACAAAATGCAGCGGAGACGCAAGTTTTGGATATGATGATGGGTTTGGGGACGATGTGTTTGTGATTCTCAGAATGAAGCCAGCTCAGTCTAGCATGACAAGTGTAGATGTGGAATCTGATGAGGACAGCAAGATTAAGGCTTTAGTCAATACTCCAGCCTTGGACTGGCAGCTTGAAGGTTCTATTGGTGTGGGTTCTAGGACCCAAGGCGTGAATGGTAGGGGTTGCGGAAGAATGGATGGCCATAGTTTTGGTGGATTGTGGAAGAAAACGCCTCCAGAAGGTTATATATGTCACAGGTGTAAGGTGCCGGGACATTTTATTCAGTACTGCCCAACAAATGGAGatccaaattatgatttcaaaAGAGTAAGGCCTCCTACTGGTATTCCCAAGTCGATGCTGTTGCCAAACCCAGATTGTTCTTATGTTTTGTCAAGTGGTGCAACTGCTGTTTTGCAGCCTAATGATGATTCTTTTAAGAAGGAAATTTTTGGCTGCTTCCCTTCAAAGAGATCCTGGTCTGTTAGTGATCTTCCACCAGAACTCCTCTGCCCCTTGTGCAAGCAAGTAATGAAAGATGCTGTATTGACTAGCAAATGCTGTTTCAAGAGCTTTTGTGATAAATGTATTAGAGACCATCTAATCATCTCTAAGTTGAAATGTGAATGTGGAGCAGCAAGCGTCCTTGCTGATTCTCTGATTCCAAACATGACACTTAGAGATGCAATTAATTGCTTTGTGGAGTCTAGTTGTGGTAATAGCAGTAGCGGTGAAAATGCCAAAAACAACTCTTTTCGAGTTATGGATGTGGAATCGGCTCACTGTTCGCAACCTCGGATTTCTACAAAAAAAATACCTGCAGGATCATTTCAGGAATCGAAGAAGACAACTCTTGATAATATAGAAGACGAGGCAAATAAAAGGAAGCTACTTGATGATCCATACCAGATTGCTAAAAAAGCTAGAACTACAAGAGCAGCCGATGTATCTGAAGCCACTATTGGGTCAATGAGGATGAAGGATACAAGTGTTCTGGTGGTTGAGGAAGAAGTGCAGGAAGAGGTGGTTTCTAGCGAGGGAGGAAAGAATAGGAAAGTGGCTGAGGATGAAGTTCAGAAAAAATTGGTTTTCAGCAGgggaggaaagaaaaagagaggaatCAAAGATTCTCAAGATGACTCTCACAGCTTTTTGATGCCTGTTGGCTCTTATGCATATAATCCATATTGGGCTGGTGTGCAGGCGGGGATGGAAGGATACGTAGCACCTTATTATGCTGCTGGTGCAATGAATTATGGGCTGAGCCCCTTTGGGACTACATTCAATTGCATGATGAATCAAGCCTCTTCAGTATGCAGCAAATGTGTGGCAGGCAATGAAGCTTTTGGTGCAAAGCTCTACTATGATTTTAACTGCAATTTTTCcaattttctattttcttttaggGCTATATGTATAAATAATCAAATCCAACATTGA